GTCTCGATCACTGCCAGAGCTGCCTTCGCGGCCACAGGATTGCCGCCGAAGGTGGTGCCGTGCTGGCCCGGGCCAAGCAGCTCGGCCGCCGCTCCGGTCGCCACCGCGGCACCGATCGGCATGCCGCCGCCAAGCCCCTTGGCGAGAGTGACGACGTCCGGGACGACGTCCGGAGCGAGCAGGTGATGGGCCATCCAGGCGCCCGTGCGCCCCATGCCGGTCTGTACCTCATCGATTATGAGTAGTGCACCCGCGGCCGAGGTCAGTTCACGGGCGGCCTCCAGATACCCGGCCGGTAGCGGACGCACGCCGGCCTCACCCTGGATGGGTTCAACGAATAGCGCGGCCACATCCGTCCCCAGTGCGCTGCGTAGGGCGTCGACGTCGCCGGCGGGGAGGAACTCCACCCCGCCCGGCAGGGGTTCGAAGGGCTCACGGTAGGCGGCCTTGTGGGTCAATGCCAGCGCCCCTATGGTGCGGCCGTGGAAGGCCTCCTCAAGGGCGAGTATGCGCGGGCGGGAGGGGCCGCCGTGTCGACGCGCGATCTTGAAGGCCGCCTCATTGGCCTCCGTGCCGGAGTTGGCCAAGAAGGCTCGTGCGAACTGGGGTTCCACTGGGAACACCAGATCTGCCAGGACC
This genomic stretch from Actinomyces qiguomingii harbors:
- a CDS encoding acetylornithine transaminase → MSKHPTASTAGSNVSWNTAWRALYAGAVMNTFGTPGRVLVRGEGTHVWDVDGNELIDLLAGIAVNCLGHAHPALVAAITEQLNTLGHISNLFTSPAQVTLAEVLADLVFPVEPQFARAFLANSGTEANEAAFKIARRHGGPSRPRILALEEAFHGRTIGALALTHKAAYREPFEPLPGGVEFLPAGDVDALRSALGTDVAALFVEPIQGEAGVRPLPAGYLEAARELTSAAGALLIIDEVQTGMGRTGAWMAHHLLAPDVVPDVVTLAKGLGGGMPIGAAVATGAAAELLGPGQHGTTFGGNPVAAKAALAVIETIETDGLLERVTALGDRWATELAAVPGVTEVRGAGLLRGIGLADSVGPAPEVASELDRRGFIVNAPRPDTLRLAPPFILSDADADAFTRELADVLAGRAAA